From the Acidobacteriota bacterium genome, one window contains:
- a CDS encoding integration host factor subunit beta: MTKAELVDEVARAAELTKKDSEVVVEEVFRSIIDCLNKGEKIELRGFGSFRIRNRGPRRGRNPKTGESVDIPAKAVPYFKPGKELKELINGE; the protein is encoded by the coding sequence ATGACCAAAGCAGAGCTGGTGGATGAAGTTGCACGTGCTGCGGAGCTCACCAAAAAAGACTCAGAAGTTGTTGTTGAAGAAGTGTTTCGGAGCATCATTGATTGCCTGAACAAAGGTGAAAAAATCGAGTTGCGTGGATTTGGCTCATTCCGGATTCGGAATCGTGGGCCACGTCGTGGACGCAACCCCAAAACCGGAGAGTCGGTTGATATTCCCGCCAAAGCCGTGCCGTACTTCAAGCCGGGGAAGGAACTCAAGGAATTAATCAACGGCGAATAA
- the ftcD gene encoding glutamate formimidoyltransferase: MKTIVECIPNFSEGRRPEVVEQILASITSVPGVVLLGSESDADHNRSVVTFVGSPEAVLEAAVRGVGRAAELIDLNTHTGEHPRMGATDVCPFVPIKGVTMEDCVALARRAGKRIAEEFKIPVYLYERAATRPERANLADVRRGQFEGIRAEIETNPARHPDFGEPKIHPTAGAVAVGARPPLIAYNINLNTSDISVAKKIAKAIRGRDGGLMFVKALGFELRDRSIVQISMNMVNFLGTPLFRAFEMVRSEAERYGASIVGSEIVGLVPQAALNACSDFYLRLENFSEDQILENRLQQALETSGQTISTGRSEADKRAAKLGNFPAEVAAGTPVPGGGSVSAFVASLATALGQMMCNMTAGRAKYAAVEGQVLDIRTELEALQQTLEARIDEDAASFDGVLAARRLPKETEAEKLARATAIQEATQHAATVPFRMAHEAFNVLEQLADLAEIGNPNLLCDVTVGAQLALTAIKGARYNVLINLSSLDSKELVEEYRSTINSLQERAQDLANQIEAQYLATL; encoded by the coding sequence ATGAAAACTATCGTCGAATGCATTCCTAACTTTAGCGAAGGCCGGCGGCCAGAGGTCGTCGAGCAAATTTTAGCCAGCATCACCAGCGTTCCCGGCGTGGTGCTCCTTGGGTCGGAAAGTGATGCCGATCATAACCGCTCGGTCGTGACATTTGTCGGTTCACCCGAAGCCGTTCTCGAAGCGGCTGTCCGAGGCGTCGGACGTGCGGCGGAACTCATTGATTTAAATACCCATACTGGCGAGCATCCCCGGATGGGCGCCACCGATGTCTGCCCGTTTGTGCCAATCAAAGGCGTCACCATGGAAGATTGCGTCGCACTGGCCCGCCGCGCCGGAAAACGAATTGCTGAAGAATTCAAAATTCCGGTTTATCTCTATGAACGGGCGGCCACACGCCCCGAACGCGCCAACCTGGCTGATGTCCGGCGCGGGCAATTTGAAGGCATCCGGGCTGAAATCGAGACCAACCCGGCCCGTCATCCGGATTTCGGCGAACCCAAAATCCACCCGACGGCTGGCGCCGTGGCGGTTGGTGCCCGTCCTCCACTGATTGCCTACAACATTAACCTCAACACCTCAGACATTTCAGTCGCCAAAAAAATCGCCAAAGCCATTCGTGGTCGTGACGGGGGGCTGATGTTTGTCAAAGCGCTCGGGTTTGAACTGCGTGACCGAAGCATCGTGCAAATTTCGATGAATATGGTGAATTTCCTGGGTACGCCGCTGTTCCGGGCCTTTGAAATGGTTCGCAGCGAGGCCGAACGCTATGGTGCTTCTATTGTCGGCAGCGAAATCGTCGGGCTTGTCCCGCAGGCCGCGCTCAATGCCTGCAGCGACTTCTATTTGCGGCTCGAAAATTTCAGCGAAGACCAGATTCTGGAAAACCGGCTGCAGCAGGCGCTTGAAACTTCGGGTCAGACGATCTCCACAGGTCGCAGTGAAGCCGACAAGCGCGCGGCCAAACTTGGGAATTTCCCGGCGGAAGTTGCCGCTGGAACACCCGTTCCCGGCGGCGGCAGCGTCTCAGCCTTTGTCGCCAGCCTCGCCACGGCGCTGGGTCAAATGATGTGCAATATGACGGCAGGCCGGGCCAAATATGCGGCGGTTGAAGGTCAGGTGCTCGATATCCGCACCGAACTCGAAGCCCTGCAACAGACGCTCGAAGCCCGCATTGACGAAGATGCCGCCAGCTTTGACGGTGTGCTGGCTGCCCGTCGCCTGCCCAAGGAAACCGAAGCCGAAAAACTGGCCCGGGCCACCGCCATCCAGGAAGCTACGCAACACGCCGCCACCGTGCCCTTCCGCATGGCGCACGAAGCGTTCAACGTCCTCGAACAACTGGCTGATCTGGCCGAAATCGGGAATCCGAACCTGTTGTGTGACGTCACCGTGGGGGCCCAACTGGCGCTGACTGCCATCAAAGGTGCGCGCTATAACGTGTTGATCAATCTTTCGTCGCTGGATTCGAAAGAACTGGTCGAAGAGTACCGCAGTACCATCAACAGCTTACAGGAACGTGCCCAGGACCTGGCCAACCAGATCGAAGCGCAGTATCTGGCAACATTATAA
- a CDS encoding DUF2791 family P-loop domain-containing protein — protein MVGSLVNHPLFGRGRVKELRNAGREAAVQFDSGIRTVVPASMLTTLETSTAVAVPRPQPMAVRPELTPDQRQQFAARRTIEALRYGIVPQKRIREMSVGLERPLNSLHEAFECVQREGGDLRVVVGEYGSGKSHFFEIAAQDALERRYLVAITSLDIQEVPPNRPQRIYNSLIKSLHLPDQPDERGLVPLLETVCSRPTAMAAMLEKLRGTIFATVIQNYAQLRSKDGEELQLLLDWISGEKVYISDIRKALPVRNQDFPAPALSTMTTTADQYCYLLSGWGWVASQLGYAGLVLLIDESEHYSLLPQRGKERADNMFKGLIYTCTANQPNSRITENDLEHHHTNQHSFRLMEHSHLLTLFAMTPTVNAFDYRRWLQPEQIITLESRWDEGTIEELMSRLYVLHRQAYGYNRSDILLDVAHGLLECLENRLINLRQTIRLTMEIYDRCFAYPDFAATQAVDEVRRALLGR, from the coding sequence ATGGTTGGCTCACTCGTAAATCATCCGCTTTTTGGGCGCGGACGGGTTAAGGAATTGCGCAATGCGGGTCGTGAAGCCGCCGTGCAGTTTGACAGCGGCATTCGAACCGTCGTGCCGGCTTCAATGTTGACCACGCTTGAAACCTCGACGGCAGTGGCGGTACCTCGTCCGCAGCCAATGGCGGTCAGACCGGAACTGACGCCGGACCAGCGCCAGCAGTTTGCCGCCCGGCGGACGATTGAAGCGCTCAGGTATGGCATTGTTCCCCAAAAGCGCATCCGGGAAATGAGCGTGGGCCTCGAACGTCCGCTCAACAGTCTGCACGAAGCCTTTGAGTGCGTGCAGCGCGAAGGCGGGGATTTACGCGTGGTGGTCGGCGAATATGGCAGCGGGAAAAGCCACTTCTTTGAAATTGCCGCCCAGGACGCGCTTGAACGCCGGTATCTGGTGGCCATCACCAGTCTGGACATTCAGGAAGTGCCGCCAAATCGCCCGCAGCGGATTTACAATTCACTGATCAAATCGTTGCACTTGCCCGATCAGCCTGATGAACGCGGTCTCGTGCCGTTGCTTGAAACCGTTTGTTCGCGTCCGACGGCGATGGCGGCGATGCTTGAAAAATTACGGGGAACAATCTTCGCCACGGTCATTCAAAATTATGCCCAGTTGCGCAGCAAGGACGGCGAAGAACTCCAACTCCTGCTCGATTGGATCTCCGGCGAGAAAGTCTATATTTCCGACATTCGTAAAGCCCTGCCAGTTCGGAATCAGGATTTCCCAGCACCAGCGCTTTCAACCATGACGACCACGGCTGACCAGTATTGCTATCTGCTGAGCGGCTGGGGATGGGTTGCTTCGCAGCTTGGTTATGCCGGGCTGGTACTGCTGATTGATGAATCGGAGCATTACAGCCTCTTGCCGCAACGCGGAAAAGAACGCGCCGACAACATGTTTAAAGGCTTGATTTACACCTGCACCGCCAATCAGCCAAACAGCCGAATTACTGAAAATGACCTGGAGCACCACCACACCAACCAGCATTCATTTCGATTGATGGAACACAGCCACCTGTTGACGCTCTTTGCCATGACACCGACGGTCAATGCCTTTGATTACCGGCGCTGGCTCCAACCGGAACAAATCATTACGCTCGAAAGTCGCTGGGATGAAGGCACGATTGAAGAACTGATGTCGCGGCTCTATGTACTGCATCGGCAGGCATATGGGTATAACCGAAGCGACATTTTGCTTGATGTCGCGCATGGCCTGCTTGAATGCCTCGAAAACCGGTTGATCAACCTTCGCCAAACCATCCGATTGACAATGGAAATTTACGACCGCTGCTTTGCCTACCCGGATTTCGCGGCGACCCAGGCAGTTGACGAAGTGCGGCGGGCGTTGCTCGGACGGTAA
- a CDS encoding HIT domain-containing protein encodes MDHLWTPWRYQYIKDEKRLTECPFCTVVQEEQDEKNFILYRACYNFVILNIFPYTGGHLMVIPYQHIAELVALDKEVSDELMDLTKLCNRILQREYHPHGCNLGMNLGRAAGAGVAAHLHMHILPRWMGDVNFITTVAETRTVPEDLITTYRRLHPYFQQLSLERSV; translated from the coding sequence ATGGATCATTTGTGGACACCCTGGCGGTATCAATACATCAAGGATGAAAAACGGCTGACTGAGTGTCCGTTTTGCACCGTTGTTCAGGAAGAGCAGGATGAAAAAAACTTTATTCTGTATCGTGCCTGCTACAACTTTGTGATTCTCAACATTTTTCCATATACCGGCGGCCATTTGATGGTGATTCCCTATCAACACATTGCCGAACTGGTTGCGCTTGACAAAGAAGTCAGTGATGAATTGATGGATTTGACCAAGTTGTGCAACCGGATTTTGCAGCGGGAATATCATCCCCATGGGTGCAACCTGGGGATGAATCTTGGTCGCGCCGCCGGGGCGGGCGTGGCCGCCCATCTGCATATGCACATTTTGCCGCGGTGGATGGGTGACGTGAATTTCATCACCACCGTTGCGGAAACCCGCACTGTTCCCGAAGATTTGATAACGACCTATCGGCGACTGCACCCATATTTTCAGCAATTGTCGCTGGAACGTTCCGTCTAA
- a CDS encoding DEAD/DEAH box helicase — MRWLDTALDFMYWLKDRLHHTWDAFFSRFGTFTDIQTRAIEPVFQGRNCFIVSPTASGKTEAVLAPLIERLFHSSARTSHSLSLLYIVPTRALANDLEKRLIGPLERLSFRLAVKTGDTHGLQQVKRPDMLITTPESLDSLLASRPRSLVHLQAVVLDELHALDNTPRGDQLRLLLNRLRRLKQFAFEKGDAATREIQFCAMSATVENPIQVAERYFADSLVVASTERREIKAEILPFQGADSLIELFASLQSQRRKKVLVFCETKAECEAWGHGFQQGTPFGDQVFVHHGSLDREVRLRAEVGFSQTGAALCFATSTLELGIDIGDVDLVVLIGPPENSSAFLQRIGRGNRRTGQTNVIGYFRTEIEAALFSVFLRVATTGQLQPGSEELDNGPYWFRPSVVVQQLCSYVKQTPFGEFDPEHSFSLVTQPHGNPLISKTQFDLIINHLLENKIFVPGTDRLLKPGPEWELLHEQRAIYSNLTLKLREPVEVFNQITGRRMGEIDFWVPIGEVFLLGGHTVRAIRFERKRLFAEPTTDEAGWRAGAFGSGSRRMPPALAAAVAQELGLPQPAHISDLPGVTVEPDTNPEVDDEILPPSETWVFHQAGEMYGVVLSWMLNEHFGVDVIECTDLHLKISGYVPTEPLAFTPAQVRTCLTRHRKHFQRRLDVGWFHRLLPVSVQTEALVQAFDPERFTRLFSGRRISGAG; from the coding sequence GTGCGGTGGCTTGACACCGCTTTGGACTTTATGTACTGGCTCAAGGATCGGTTGCACCACACGTGGGATGCGTTTTTCTCGCGGTTCGGGACGTTTACCGACATCCAGACGCGAGCCATTGAGCCTGTATTCCAGGGTCGAAACTGTTTTATCGTCTCGCCCACCGCCAGCGGAAAAACCGAAGCCGTGCTGGCGCCGCTGATCGAACGGCTGTTTCACTCTTCTGCTCGAACTTCCCATTCGCTTTCACTCCTTTATATTGTTCCCACCCGTGCCCTGGCCAATGATCTGGAAAAACGCCTGATTGGACCGCTTGAACGCCTCTCCTTTCGACTGGCTGTGAAGACCGGAGATACTCATGGCCTGCAACAGGTAAAAAGGCCGGATATGCTGATAACCACGCCGGAATCATTGGATTCACTGCTGGCCAGCCGTCCACGAAGTCTGGTTCATTTGCAGGCCGTGGTGCTTGATGAACTCCATGCGCTCGACAACACTCCACGCGGAGACCAGCTTCGACTCTTGCTCAATCGCTTGCGGCGACTCAAACAATTTGCTTTTGAAAAAGGCGACGCGGCAACCAGAGAAATCCAGTTTTGCGCCATGTCGGCCACGGTTGAAAACCCCATCCAGGTGGCCGAACGCTATTTTGCTGATTCACTTGTGGTTGCCAGTACTGAACGGCGTGAAATCAAGGCTGAAATTCTTCCGTTTCAAGGGGCGGATTCGCTAATTGAATTGTTTGCGTCGTTACAATCGCAACGTCGAAAAAAAGTGCTTGTCTTTTGCGAGACCAAAGCCGAATGCGAAGCCTGGGGACATGGCTTTCAGCAGGGAACGCCGTTTGGCGACCAGGTGTTTGTCCATCATGGCAGCCTCGACCGTGAAGTGAGGCTGCGGGCGGAAGTTGGATTTTCGCAAACTGGCGCGGCGCTGTGTTTTGCGACTTCGACGCTTGAACTTGGCATTGATATTGGTGACGTGGATCTGGTCGTGTTGATTGGTCCACCGGAAAATAGCAGCGCTTTTCTGCAACGCATCGGTCGTGGCAACCGAAGAACCGGCCAAACCAATGTGATTGGGTATTTTCGCACGGAAATCGAAGCGGCTTTGTTTTCTGTCTTTCTCCGGGTGGCCACAACTGGTCAACTCCAGCCCGGCAGTGAAGAACTCGACAATGGGCCGTACTGGTTTCGGCCATCGGTCGTGGTCCAGCAGCTTTGTTCCTATGTCAAACAGACGCCATTTGGCGAATTTGACCCGGAACATTCCTTTTCCCTGGTGACTCAACCTCACGGGAACCCATTGATTTCAAAAACTCAGTTTGACTTGATCATCAATCATCTGTTGGAAAACAAAATATTTGTCCCTGGAACTGACCGACTGTTGAAGCCAGGGCCAGAGTGGGAATTGCTCCACGAACAGCGGGCGATTTACAGCAATCTCACCCTGAAGTTACGCGAACCAGTCGAAGTTTTTAACCAGATAACCGGTCGCCGGATGGGGGAAATTGATTTTTGGGTGCCGATTGGCGAGGTGTTTTTGCTTGGCGGGCACACGGTTCGGGCGATCAGGTTTGAAAGAAAGCGGCTGTTTGCTGAACCGACCACTGACGAAGCTGGCTGGCGCGCTGGGGCGTTTGGTTCTGGAAGCCGTCGCATGCCTCCAGCACTGGCGGCGGCTGTCGCTCAGGAACTTGGCTTGCCGCAACCGGCTCATATATCAGATCTTCCGGGAGTGACGGTCGAACCAGACACAAATCCGGAAGTTGATGATGAAATCTTGCCGCCTTCAGAAACCTGGGTATTTCATCAGGCCGGGGAAATGTACGGCGTGGTTTTAAGCTGGATGCTCAATGAACATTTTGGCGTGGATGTGATCGAATGCACGGATTTGCATCTCAAAATCAGTGGCTATGTGCCGACTGAACCGCTGGCCTTTACTCCGGCGCAAGTCAGGACCTGTTTGACACGCCACCGAAAGCATTTTCAGCGGCGCCTGGACGTTGGCTGGTTTCATCGGTTGTTGCCGGTATCCGTCCAAACTGAAGCTCTGGTTCAAGCTTTTGATCCAGAACGGTTTACGCGGTTGTTTTCAGGAAGAAGAATCAGCGGCGCGGGCTAG
- a CDS encoding CopG family transcriptional regulator: MTRKPITDIEEIARRAQSGEDISEHFTGKFVAKQRVNVDFPLALLRAIDAECLLVGIPRQAWIKMACDERLRQIQAGRQLPPKESN; the protein is encoded by the coding sequence ATGACCAGGAAACCCATTACTGACATTGAAGAAATCGCACGGCGAGCCCAAAGTGGGGAAGATATCTCCGAACACTTCACCGGGAAATTTGTTGCCAAACAACGGGTTAACGTAGATTTTCCTTTAGCCCTGCTCCGGGCAATTGACGCTGAATGTCTGCTCGTTGGCATCCCACGCCAGGCCTGGATCAAAATGGCCTGTGATGAACGACTGCGCCAGATTCAGGCGGGACGACAGTTGCCTCCGAAGGAATCGAATTAG